A window of Streptomyces sp. DG1A-41 contains these coding sequences:
- a CDS encoding glycogen debranching N-terminal domain-containing protein, which yields MICVALPGLAISTEGGQMTGRGLEGFYRAGRRVLSRCEIRVAGREPLAVQARMAAADRARFVGTLRTSPQAGPDPDVVVERNRLADGTERITLHSAAPRPLRLPVEVSLGTDLADLGSIASGRAGPELPASVHDSGLRWSCATGNASVTAAPPPSDALASAGLLRWELDLPPGGSRSVELRVRPDGAGPLRAVGRAATSPLAAARAEGDDPGVPALLSTSIEDLQALLLRDSAHPADTHLAAGAPWRCGLAPADALVAARMALPLGTGLAAGTLRILARTQLCGPGPQSGTIPGPRRDAGPHLPPQCTGTEATLLFPALLAEARRWGLGEQETEELLPAAERCLTWLRTTVGDDPYLRDPHPGGPVRCETQAHAHRAALLGADLLDACGRTGGAALRQWAQALRTAFRKDFWVDDRGGGRPAAARAPDGRPVPHLGAAAVHLLDTGLLGEGVLAPGLLDKVQTENLARLFGSPVMDSGWGLRGLGAKEPGFNPFGHRAGAVRVQETALAVAGLAAAGYEKEATSLLRGVLAAAETFAHRLPDMYAGEQRTEGSAPLPHPAACRPAATSAAAGVLLLTTLAGIRPDAPAGTVTLRPMRSSPLGEIGFTGLRIAGAPFSVRVSRLGLAMVEEAADGLQLGV from the coding sequence ATGATCTGCGTCGCTCTTCCCGGTCTGGCCATCTCGACGGAGGGAGGGCAGATGACCGGCCGGGGGCTGGAGGGGTTCTACCGAGCCGGCCGACGCGTGCTCTCCCGGTGCGAGATCCGCGTGGCCGGGCGGGAACCGCTCGCCGTCCAGGCCCGTATGGCTGCCGCCGACCGCGCCAGGTTCGTGGGCACGCTTCGCACGTCGCCACAGGCAGGCCCGGACCCGGACGTGGTCGTGGAACGCAACCGTCTCGCGGACGGCACGGAGCGGATCACCCTGCACAGCGCGGCTCCCCGCCCGCTGCGTCTGCCCGTCGAGGTGTCCCTGGGCACGGACCTGGCCGACCTCGGGTCGATCGCCTCGGGCCGCGCCGGACCCGAGCTCCCCGCCAGTGTCCACGACTCCGGCCTGCGCTGGTCCTGCGCCACCGGAAACGCGTCCGTCACGGCCGCACCGCCTCCCTCGGACGCCCTGGCCTCGGCCGGACTGCTGCGGTGGGAGCTCGACCTGCCACCGGGCGGCAGCAGAAGCGTGGAGCTGCGGGTGCGGCCGGACGGCGCCGGTCCCCTCCGAGCCGTGGGCCGCGCGGCGACCAGCCCTCTGGCCGCGGCGCGAGCGGAAGGAGACGACCCCGGAGTCCCCGCACTCCTGAGCACGAGCATCGAGGATCTCCAGGCCCTCCTGCTGCGTGATTCCGCGCACCCCGCCGACACCCACCTCGCGGCCGGGGCACCCTGGCGCTGCGGTCTGGCCCCGGCCGACGCGCTCGTGGCCGCCCGGATGGCCCTGCCGCTCGGTACGGGCCTGGCAGCGGGGACACTGCGGATCCTCGCCCGTACCCAACTCTGCGGCCCGGGACCGCAGTCCGGGACGATCCCCGGCCCGAGACGGGACGCAGGCCCGCACCTTCCGCCGCAGTGCACCGGTACGGAGGCCACGCTGCTGTTCCCCGCACTGCTCGCCGAGGCCCGCCGCTGGGGCCTCGGCGAGCAGGAGACGGAGGAACTACTGCCTGCCGCCGAGCGCTGTCTGACCTGGCTGCGAACGACCGTGGGCGACGACCCGTACCTGCGCGACCCGCACCCCGGCGGTCCCGTCCGATGCGAGACACAGGCCCACGCTCACCGCGCGGCACTCCTGGGCGCCGACCTGCTCGACGCCTGCGGCCGCACGGGTGGTGCGGCACTCCGGCAGTGGGCGCAGGCCTTGAGAACCGCCTTCCGCAAGGACTTCTGGGTCGACGACCGCGGGGGCGGCCGGCCCGCGGCAGCCCGTGCCCCGGACGGCAGGCCCGTGCCTCATCTGGGCGCGGCCGCCGTCCACCTCCTCGACACCGGACTGCTGGGCGAGGGCGTCTTGGCGCCCGGTCTGCTCGACAAGGTTCAGACCGAGAACCTCGCCCGGCTTTTCGGCAGCCCCGTCATGGACTCCGGTTGGGGCCTGCGTGGACTGGGTGCGAAGGAACCGGGATTCAATCCGTTCGGCCACCGCGCCGGGGCCGTACGGGTCCAGGAGACCGCACTCGCCGTCGCGGGTCTGGCCGCCGCCGGCTACGAGAAGGAGGCGACCTCGCTGCTGCGCGGCGTACTCGCGGCCGCCGAGACCTTCGCCCACCGGCTGCCCGACATGTACGCGGGGGAACAGCGCACGGAGGGGAGCGCTCCCCTCCCGCACCCGGCGGCCTGCCGCCCGGCGGCCACATCGGCGGCCGCCGGAGTGCTGCTGTTGACCACGCTCGCCGGCATCCGCCCCGACGCCCCGGCCGGGACGGTCACCCTGCGCCCCATGCGCAGCTCGCCCCTGGGCGAGATCGGCTTCACCGGACTGCGGATCGCGGGCGCCCCGTTCTCCGTGCGGGTCAGCCGGCTCGGCCTCGCCATGGTCGAGGAGGCGGCCGACGGACTTCAACTGGGGGTGTGA
- a CDS encoding ATP-binding cassette domain-containing protein, with protein MIQAFGLTSNPRKELPPAADDVSFEARAGCVTALLGAPGAGKTTVLRLMLELQQGRGITYFRGRPLHRIAHPSREVGVLLGDVPGHPARTVRGHLRMLCAATGVSVRRADEVLDAVGLVSLRDERLGTLSRGMDRRLGLACALLADPHTLVLDDPADGLSARESHWLHGMLRAHATQGGTVLFTTADPKEAARTADRVVTLEQGRLVADQEAAEFSRTRLRPRVAVRSPHAARLAALLAKQARIAQRSVEVVREGGNRLSVYGSTCAEVGETAFRHGILVHQLADEIGDMGPGAGVAQTGEPQGGRDPGPGKAGQTAGESHGAGTAGTSADMLEHVDVEPECADARPGHVTDAHRATVAPQAANGGPQPTLDASKPAPVTADPVAATVEPRPAAESSPAVDASKLPPVTADPVAATVEPRPPAEPRPTVDAPKPVADEPLPPAGHAQPAVEPHERSDAPSAGHPSDTEARPQERTTPRAFHRADARTARTLDALPPLPPPIAVRPAPSPLRPLRYEIRRAAGIGTGFLTGAAVLVVSAVTAVVLARIGHTPQPRLLAAWPQELPLPPAALGAGLLGALAFGDEFRHPALAADRGTVPRRLGLLVAKLLVATATALMLAVLTVGCDAEVLYLIYGRELAQVPADWLSLSASWIGLMVGCAWAGVLAAGVFRSTTAGLAAVAAVPLLVVPAVHEVLEGPSVRTAAGLPMRLREALLPRWPFGGERYLEAALSAISQPVGGALTLSLTALLFAYLLTALRSRFR; from the coding sequence GTGATCCAGGCCTTCGGACTGACCAGCAACCCCCGCAAAGAGCTTCCGCCCGCAGCCGACGACGTCTCCTTCGAGGCGCGAGCGGGGTGCGTCACCGCGCTGCTCGGAGCACCGGGCGCCGGCAAGACGACAGTCCTCAGGCTCATGCTGGAACTCCAACAGGGCCGGGGCATCACCTACTTCCGGGGCCGCCCCCTGCACCGCATCGCCCACCCCTCGCGCGAGGTCGGTGTGCTGCTGGGCGACGTGCCGGGGCACCCGGCCCGCACGGTCCGCGGTCATCTGCGCATGCTGTGTGCCGCCACAGGGGTTTCGGTCCGGCGAGCCGACGAAGTGCTCGATGCGGTCGGGCTGGTGAGCCTGCGCGACGAACGCCTCGGCACCCTCTCGCGCGGCATGGACCGCCGCCTGGGTCTGGCCTGCGCCCTCCTGGCCGACCCTCACACGCTCGTCCTCGACGATCCCGCCGACGGGCTGTCCGCCCGCGAGAGTCACTGGCTGCACGGCATGCTGCGCGCACACGCCACCCAGGGCGGCACGGTCCTGTTCACCACGGCCGACCCCAAGGAGGCCGCGCGCACCGCCGACCGCGTCGTCACGCTGGAACAGGGCAGACTCGTGGCCGACCAGGAGGCCGCGGAGTTCTCGCGCACCCGCCTGCGTCCCCGGGTCGCCGTACGCAGCCCGCACGCGGCCCGTCTGGCGGCTCTCCTGGCCAAGCAGGCCCGCATCGCCCAGCGCTCCGTCGAAGTCGTACGAGAAGGCGGCAACCGCCTCTCCGTGTACGGCAGTACCTGCGCGGAGGTCGGTGAGACGGCGTTCCGCCACGGCATCCTCGTGCACCAACTCGCCGACGAAATCGGCGACATGGGGCCCGGGGCGGGAGTAGCGCAGACAGGTGAGCCGCAGGGTGGCCGTGACCCGGGCCCGGGCAAGGCAGGGCAGACGGCGGGCGAGTCGCACGGGGCCGGCACGGCGGGAACGTCTGCCGACATGCTCGAACACGTCGACGTGGAGCCGGAGTGCGCGGATGCCAGGCCAGGGCACGTCACCGATGCGCACCGGGCGACCGTCGCGCCCCAGGCCGCCAACGGTGGTCCGCAACCCACCCTCGACGCGTCGAAGCCGGCCCCGGTCACCGCCGATCCCGTGGCCGCTACCGTCGAGCCGCGACCTGCGGCTGAGTCAAGCCCCGCCGTTGACGCGTCGAAGCTGCCCCCGGTCACCGCCGATCCCGTGGCCGCTACCGTCGAGCCGCGACCCCCGGCTGAGCCACGACCCACCGTCGATGCACCAAAGCCGGTCGCCGACGAGCCCTTGCCCCCCGCCGGGCACGCGCAGCCCGCCGTCGAGCCGCACGAGCGCTCGGACGCCCCCTCGGCCGGCCACCCGTCCGACACCGAGGCCCGTCCTCAGGAGAGGACGACACCTCGCGCGTTCCACCGCGCCGATGCCCGCACGGCACGCACGCTCGACGCACTGCCCCCTCTGCCGCCTCCCATCGCCGTCCGCCCCGCCCCCAGCCCCCTGCGTCCACTCCGTTACGAGATCCGCCGTGCCGCCGGGATCGGCACCGGGTTCCTCACCGGGGCCGCCGTGCTCGTCGTGTCCGCCGTGACCGCCGTCGTGCTCGCCCGTATCGGGCACACCCCGCAGCCACGCCTGCTGGCCGCGTGGCCACAGGAGCTGCCCCTGCCGCCCGCAGCGCTCGGCGCGGGGCTGCTCGGCGCGCTGGCCTTCGGCGACGAGTTTCGCCACCCCGCCCTGGCCGCGGACCGCGGCACCGTGCCCCGCCGGCTGGGGCTGCTGGTCGCCAAACTGCTCGTCGCCACGGCCACCGCGCTGATGCTGGCCGTCCTCACCGTCGGCTGCGACGCCGAGGTGCTCTATCTCATCTACGGACGGGAGCTCGCCCAGGTTCCCGCCGACTGGCTTTCGCTGAGTGCGAGTTGGATCGGGCTGATGGTCGGCTGCGCCTGGGCGGGCGTTCTGGCCGCAGGCGTCTTCCGGTCCACCACGGCCGGGCTCGCCGCCGTGGCCGCCGTGCCGCTCCTCGTCGTACCCGCGGTGCACGAGGTCCTGGAGGGGCCGTCCGTGCGGACCGCGGCGGGACTTCCCATGCGGCTGCGCGAGGCTCTGCTGCCGCGATGGCCCTTCGGGGGAGAGCGCTACCTGGAAGCCGCGCTGAGTGCGATCTCCCAACCGGTCGGCGGCGCACTGACGTTGTCGCTGACCGCACTGCTCTTCGCGTATCTGCTGACCGCACTGCGGAGCCGGTTCCGGTGA
- a CDS encoding FCD domain-containing protein, which translates to MSTLAHTMMTAARSADSGLASPGELDRYPYAEAPAVDRVGAPAWGGGDPELGRVGRRAAGSRGRGLHGQLVQQLGQMIVSGDLGADRPLVPEEIGQRFEVSRTVVRESLRVLEAKGLVSARPNVGTRVRPVSDWNLLDPDIIEWRAFGPQRDDQRRELSELRWTIEPLAARLAAGHGREDVQQRLTDMVEIMGHAMAQGDALTFSRADSEFHSLLIQVAGNRMLEHLSGIVSAALQVSGGPVAGCDRPNETSLAHHGRICDALAAGDGAAAEAAMRQLLTVHPEVERVVPAPREH; encoded by the coding sequence GTGAGTACCCTTGCGCACACCATGATGACCGCCGCCCGCTCCGCTGACTCCGGCCTCGCGAGCCCGGGCGAACTCGATCGCTACCCCTACGCAGAGGCGCCCGCCGTCGACCGCGTCGGTGCACCTGCCTGGGGCGGCGGGGACCCCGAGCTGGGCCGGGTGGGCCGACGCGCCGCGGGCAGCCGCGGACGCGGGCTGCACGGCCAACTCGTCCAGCAGCTGGGTCAGATGATCGTCTCCGGCGACCTGGGCGCCGACCGTCCGCTCGTGCCCGAGGAGATCGGCCAGCGGTTCGAGGTCTCCCGCACCGTCGTCCGCGAGTCGCTCCGCGTCCTGGAGGCCAAGGGCCTGGTGAGCGCCCGCCCGAACGTCGGCACGCGCGTGCGCCCCGTCAGTGACTGGAACCTCCTCGACCCGGACATCATCGAGTGGCGGGCCTTCGGGCCGCAGCGCGACGACCAGCGCCGCGAGCTGAGCGAGCTGCGCTGGACGATCGAGCCGCTCGCCGCCCGCCTGGCCGCCGGGCACGGGCGCGAGGACGTCCAGCAGCGCCTGACGGACATGGTCGAGATCATGGGGCACGCGATGGCCCAGGGTGATGCGCTCACCTTCTCCCGTGCCGACTCCGAGTTCCACTCGCTGCTCATCCAGGTCGCAGGCAACCGCATGCTGGAGCACCTCTCCGGGATCGTGTCCGCGGCCCTCCAGGTCTCGGGCGGTCCGGTCGCGGGCTGTGACCGGCCGAACGAGACCTCGCTGGCGCATCACGGCCGCATCTGTGACGCCCTCGCCGCCGGCGACGGAGCCGCGGCCGAGGCGGCCATGCGGCAACTCCTCACGGTCCACCCCGAGGTGGAACGCGTAGTGCCCGCTCCGCGCGAGCACTGA